Proteins encoded within one genomic window of Guyparkeria hydrothermalis:
- a CDS encoding DEAD/DEAH box helicase — protein MGLFNVLRSLVGAAAEDQATLQVGFESSPDSTGLNFYLPHGDFDRLKASASGTGLQKMQIILLRMLEEQGMAEPIANGFHVPSETVVRLDEEQANVLQLPPMFPGRFESHISSHARNSAFRVNLFAAFPEGRAPFERVGPLLRFGPSEAYRLNPGELLGVQSWEAHRDLEPGERGEAANLRLMAELQVAQRSGMNIDLSHFDKIDVVVPEHIGVVATQHSDGSVTLSPSLGDGSTPDELERRWGQVDMNAEGGVIRVGNRVVLLEPEKMAGVKEVLGSRHIPADRVADFIRSPSAFLDAALVNLDLGFSARVEGVGRLTHMDFSDPDAKPMDWFATSVRAESPGALKTVIKSDEDLQRVEEVFAAAREQGADTLEYGGKQIDISDAEAVSAVLDGIKRDGIPSQSSAESGPKEEKEPEETVGVILKDADELHTELIQKAENARVTAEPDWSRYARSPFPHQREGVLWMLGLIRQALAEKADDLYRLQGGLLADDMGLGKTYMGLVAMGEYLASSLSDRSAKKPMLVVAPLTLLENWEEEVHKTFGDIPFRDIVVLQSGRDLKDYRVSGAARESAQLSSLLDEQDRVDESDIRYALNIGPDAGARRLDMDRRLVLTTYQTLRDYQFSLCKIDWGMVVFDEAQNIKNPNTLQTRAAKGLKADFKLLATGTPVENSLGDFWCLMDTAQPGLLGSWDHFRDAWIKPILAADEKDRDQVRQEIGTELRQTVGPFMLRRVKEDQLPDLPVKKVHFGIVESTDSPAGASRNMAAYMRGSQLQAYDAVLNDYRAQSESEDMRGRALSALQRLREASLHPRLHSEGELYASTSEEARSFMRESAKLGVLLDLLDDIRQKDEKAILFMATKKLQRVLKLWLDQIYGLDVGIINGDTPSAPRKSDIRTRKQLIRDFEAQPGFNLLIMSPIAAGVGLTVVEANHAVHIERHWNPAKEAQASDRIYRIGQKRDVHIYMPAALHPEFDSFDLHLHRLLSRKLMLKDAVVTTEEVSESELVRSMGL, from the coding sequence GTGGGCTTGTTTAACGTCTTGCGTTCGCTGGTCGGTGCTGCTGCCGAGGATCAGGCAACACTGCAGGTGGGGTTCGAGAGCAGCCCGGACTCGACCGGCCTCAATTTCTATTTGCCCCACGGCGACTTCGACCGATTGAAGGCGAGCGCTTCCGGAACCGGTCTGCAGAAAATGCAGATCATCCTTTTGCGGATGCTCGAAGAGCAGGGGATGGCCGAACCTATCGCAAACGGCTTTCACGTTCCCTCGGAGACAGTGGTTCGCCTCGATGAGGAACAGGCGAACGTTTTGCAGTTGCCGCCCATGTTTCCTGGGCGGTTTGAGTCGCATATCTCGAGCCATGCGCGGAACAGCGCCTTCCGTGTGAACCTTTTTGCGGCGTTTCCGGAAGGGAGGGCTCCGTTCGAACGCGTTGGTCCCTTGTTGCGTTTTGGTCCTAGCGAGGCATATCGCCTGAACCCGGGGGAGTTGCTGGGTGTTCAGTCATGGGAGGCCCACCGTGATCTTGAGCCAGGAGAGAGAGGTGAGGCGGCCAACCTTCGGCTGATGGCGGAACTGCAGGTGGCGCAGCGCTCGGGTATGAATATCGATCTCAGCCATTTCGACAAGATCGACGTAGTGGTGCCCGAGCATATTGGTGTCGTGGCCACACAGCATTCCGATGGCAGTGTGACACTAAGCCCGAGTCTGGGTGATGGCTCGACGCCGGATGAGCTTGAGCGTCGTTGGGGCCAGGTGGACATGAACGCCGAAGGGGGCGTCATCCGGGTGGGGAATAGGGTTGTCCTGTTAGAACCGGAAAAGATGGCCGGCGTTAAGGAGGTGCTGGGATCACGGCATATCCCGGCGGACCGAGTCGCAGATTTCATCCGCTCTCCCAGTGCGTTTCTCGATGCAGCGCTGGTAAACCTTGATCTCGGCTTCTCCGCGCGCGTTGAGGGCGTTGGGCGCCTCACGCACATGGACTTTTCCGACCCGGATGCCAAGCCCATGGACTGGTTCGCCACCAGCGTCAGAGCTGAGTCCCCGGGGGCCCTGAAGACCGTCATCAAGTCGGACGAGGATCTTCAGCGCGTGGAGGAGGTTTTTGCCGCCGCGCGAGAGCAGGGTGCGGATACCCTCGAATATGGCGGTAAGCAGATCGACATCAGCGATGCCGAGGCGGTTAGCGCGGTGCTTGACGGCATCAAGCGCGACGGTATTCCATCACAATCGTCCGCGGAGTCAGGACCCAAGGAGGAAAAAGAGCCTGAGGAGACGGTTGGCGTCATTCTGAAGGATGCCGACGAACTTCATACCGAGCTGATTCAGAAGGCGGAAAACGCTCGGGTCACTGCCGAGCCCGACTGGTCCCGCTACGCCCGGTCGCCGTTTCCCCACCAACGCGAAGGCGTCCTCTGGATGCTCGGTTTGATTCGCCAGGCTTTGGCGGAGAAGGCGGACGACCTCTACCGCTTGCAGGGTGGTCTGCTGGCCGACGACATGGGCTTGGGCAAGACCTATATGGGGCTTGTTGCCATGGGCGAATATCTCGCCTCGAGCCTGTCCGATCGATCAGCGAAGAAGCCGATGCTGGTTGTGGCGCCGCTGACCTTGCTGGAGAACTGGGAAGAGGAAGTCCACAAGACCTTCGGCGACATCCCGTTTCGAGACATTGTGGTCCTTCAATCCGGGCGGGATTTGAAGGATTACCGTGTCAGCGGTGCGGCACGAGAGTCCGCGCAGCTTTCATCGCTCCTTGATGAACAGGACCGCGTCGATGAGTCCGACATTCGCTATGCCCTTAATATCGGACCGGATGCCGGGGCGCGGCGATTGGACATGGATCGTCGCCTCGTTCTCACCACCTATCAAACACTGCGCGACTATCAGTTCTCTCTGTGCAAGATCGACTGGGGAATGGTCGTTTTCGACGAAGCGCAGAACATCAAGAATCCCAACACCCTGCAGACACGGGCAGCCAAAGGCCTGAAGGCGGACTTCAAGCTGCTGGCGACCGGGACGCCGGTGGAAAACAGCCTGGGAGACTTCTGGTGCCTGATGGATACGGCGCAGCCCGGTTTACTAGGTAGCTGGGATCACTTCAGGGATGCCTGGATCAAACCGATATTGGCAGCAGACGAGAAAGACCGTGACCAGGTCCGGCAGGAAATCGGCACCGAGCTCCGTCAGACCGTCGGGCCGTTCATGCTGCGTCGGGTGAAGGAAGATCAGTTGCCGGACCTGCCGGTCAAGAAAGTCCATTTCGGCATTGTCGAGTCCACCGATTCGCCGGCCGGAGCATCGAGGAACATGGCAGCTTATATGCGAGGGTCCCAGCTTCAGGCCTACGATGCCGTACTCAATGACTATCGGGCCCAGAGCGAGTCGGAGGACATGAGAGGCCGGGCGTTGTCGGCTCTGCAACGCCTAAGGGAGGCCTCCTTGCACCCGCGCCTCCATTCGGAGGGGGAGCTTTACGCTTCGACCTCTGAAGAGGCCCGTTCCTTCATGCGCGAGTCGGCCAAACTGGGGGTCCTGCTGGACCTCCTGGACGACATCCGCCAGAAGGATGAGAAGGCGATTCTCTTCATGGCCACGAAGAAGTTGCAGCGGGTGCTCAAGCTCTGGTTGGACCAGATTTACGGTCTGGATGTCGGCATCATCAACGGCGACACGCCAAGTGCTCCCCGCAAGTCAGATATCCGTACTCGGAAGCAGTTGATCCGGGACTTCGAGGCCCAGCCGGGCTTCAACCTGTTGATCATGTCACCGATTGCCGCGGGTGTCGGCCTGACAGTGGTGGAAGCCAATCACGCTGTGCACATCGAGCGTCACTGGAACCCGGCCAAGGAAGCGCAGGCCTCCGACCGTATTTACCGTATCGGGCAGAAGCGGGATGTGCACATCTACATGCCGGCGGCCCTGCACCCCGAATTCGACTCGTTCGACCTGCACCTGCATCGCTTGTTGAGTCGCAAATTGATGCTCAAGGATGCCGTGGTTACGACTGAAGAGGTGTCGGAAAGCGAACTGGTTCGTTCGATGGGGCTGTGA
- a CDS encoding EH signature domain-containing protein, giving the protein MQRVELQWRGPDLEAWQDLRSRADRQAAKVGGGDAFERMAHFIRDVADKGDTERLVSVLSQKLAARALTWLWLTDKSVRKQLLKTQWVDALIAAQQPRMTRVTLLQLAQLYFQLFDQLDDLDRSSDRNLREVLESQLLDQIERLPATRTLVPVADPLLSLKGESDALINLDGPKKLATRLRHEGRELGQFLAEKGLDGFGDGRYGDVCRTHFYLEHLAEIPHGEWDPVLDELLKPEVSHAPYEGDQRIGHAALGILIDRCESDAPEAWQKFILDLAGDPRIASTARNYREWWKPLGEQRIEKVRGWLAKEDLALFLRALEQYGAEAQDPDFERMFPERKRFLEGLFAMGIVRHARLMLGRRTKQTVSKILGDEIKTNFARLGDSAMADKAVIYLDCGDFYLIEGSHNFKLWAYLRHPGDMVVSYDQNEFSHYDLTVRIPGLYKRHHPNHPYKGIVHNGNWHKNLLEFLADNGIQLDIEKVLGEEDYRAYLRKHGMPTSRGGSATVSGEDSRNDMPRGGYVSPSALGKIRQPKRSERVNKFAGLSGQQISILMFFQYNPGARAKECAGELGLNQKFVNQNLYGDLQRYVSQSEAFGWVVKPEYGSSLRSS; this is encoded by the coding sequence TTGCAGCGCGTTGAGCTCCAGTGGCGCGGTCCTGATTTGGAGGCTTGGCAGGACCTGCGTAGCCGCGCCGATCGCCAGGCCGCCAAAGTGGGTGGCGGCGATGCTTTCGAGCGGATGGCCCACTTCATCAGAGATGTGGCCGACAAAGGGGATACTGAGCGACTTGTTTCCGTTCTTTCGCAGAAATTGGCTGCCAGAGCTCTGACTTGGCTCTGGTTGACGGACAAGTCGGTGCGAAAGCAGTTGCTAAAGACCCAGTGGGTCGACGCGCTAATCGCTGCACAGCAGCCGAGGATGACACGCGTTACCCTTCTTCAGCTGGCGCAGTTGTACTTCCAACTATTCGATCAGTTGGATGACTTGGATCGCAGCTCGGATCGAAATCTGCGAGAAGTCCTCGAGAGCCAGTTGCTCGATCAGATTGAACGTCTCCCAGCCACCCGAACGCTCGTTCCTGTTGCCGACCCACTGCTCTCCCTCAAAGGAGAGAGTGATGCCCTGATTAATCTGGATGGCCCCAAGAAGCTCGCGACTCGCCTGCGGCATGAGGGCCGAGAGCTAGGGCAGTTTCTGGCAGAAAAAGGTCTGGATGGCTTTGGCGATGGGCGCTATGGCGACGTATGCCGCACTCACTTCTACCTCGAGCATTTGGCCGAGATTCCTCATGGTGAATGGGATCCGGTGTTGGATGAGCTCCTCAAGCCGGAGGTAAGCCACGCCCCCTACGAGGGCGATCAACGTATCGGTCATGCGGCGCTTGGGATTTTGATCGACCGGTGCGAATCGGATGCCCCGGAGGCTTGGCAGAAGTTCATCCTCGACCTAGCAGGTGATCCCCGAATCGCGAGTACCGCCAGGAACTATCGTGAGTGGTGGAAACCGCTGGGTGAGCAGCGCATCGAGAAGGTGCGCGGTTGGCTGGCGAAAGAAGATCTAGCGCTGTTCCTCAGGGCCTTGGAGCAATACGGGGCTGAGGCTCAGGATCCAGACTTCGAACGGATGTTCCCGGAACGGAAGCGGTTCCTTGAGGGACTCTTCGCGATGGGTATCGTGCGGCATGCGCGCCTGATGTTGGGACGCCGGACCAAGCAGACGGTCAGCAAAATCCTCGGGGATGAGATCAAGACCAACTTTGCTCGACTGGGCGACTCGGCGATGGCTGACAAGGCGGTGATCTATCTGGACTGTGGTGACTTCTATCTGATCGAGGGTTCTCACAACTTCAAGCTCTGGGCCTATTTGCGCCACCCCGGCGATATGGTCGTCTCTTACGACCAGAATGAGTTCTCACACTACGATCTTACTGTTCGCATACCTGGCCTTTATAAGCGCCACCATCCCAACCACCCCTATAAGGGGATTGTCCATAACGGCAACTGGCACAAGAACCTGCTCGAATTCCTCGCAGACAATGGGATTCAGCTCGACATCGAGAAAGTGCTTGGCGAGGAGGACTACCGTGCCTATCTCCGCAAACACGGCATGCCTACATCGCGAGGGGGTAGCGCAACCGTGTCAGGTGAGGACAGTAGAAATGACATGCCGCGCGGAGGCTACGTGAGCCCATCCGCGCTGGGGAAGATACGGCAGCCGAAAAGATCGGAACGTGTGAACAAGTTTGCCGGTTTGTCAGGTCAGCAGATATCGATCCTGATGTTCTTCCAGTACAACCCGGGCGCAAGGGCGAAAGAATGCGCAGGCGAACTTGGTTTGAATCAGAAGTTCGTGAACCAGAATCTTTATGGTGACTTGCAGCGATACGTTAGCCAATCGGAAGCTTTCGGTTGGGTCGTGAAGCCAGAATATGGCTCATCTTTGAGAAGTTCTTAA
- the zorA gene encoding anti-phage ZorAB system protein ZorA, translating into MLDLLQHLIPNFADLFAAIANMGQTSDEGQSTVALTEHAGALSALFWIVMYGMFSLGLFFLVRHIQHFRDRLNALKSLLAGQSKETLAASRRETLKKALDLDVLNIGKLWREFDESLVSSVDNHHVFNTLDAEHFFNANSLAPGLTGSRLLAAMPSFLVAVGVLGTFVGLTIGLANLGANGDFQNVDEIRGGITALIAGAAVAFMTSVWGVLFSFVFNFIEKLMERFALAQIRDVQYQIDFLYPRLPAEYSLVQISDNTRESKESLQELHERIGDRMQETLNGLTDSMQHALSDTLNNIMGPAIETLVNTTSKQSTHAMEALVKEFMGGVSSAGREQGEIMERAAAQVNGAVSGMSEQVASIMESMETQRAQQAELSSQQAGEFSHQIQQLSSVAEERQQKLNEGMESLLSNLGDRLDAHQAATEQREEAQRARFNEHINALAEEQRALLTEISKATVQAQEQSREMAERHRSLLERFESVGEAVTTSSRHLDNSANHLGVLATNLTQSAEVLGEQMGGTLERIEALGGQNSEVAKMLSQQVSHLETLQASLADTTSRMNEAAKLAQTGFSELGDHQEQFLESVQKQFEALGNSLRQQVEAIEKQAENWLHEYRDEVHQQVDERMQEWNKHSQQYADKMLQNVQAMSGILDELEAR; encoded by the coding sequence ATGCTGGACCTGTTGCAACACCTGATACCGAATTTTGCTGACTTGTTCGCTGCCATAGCCAACATGGGGCAGACCTCAGACGAGGGGCAAAGCACAGTAGCGTTGACGGAACATGCCGGAGCTCTGAGCGCTCTTTTCTGGATCGTGATGTACGGAATGTTCTCGCTGGGGCTTTTCTTCCTCGTGCGCCACATTCAGCATTTTCGGGATCGATTGAATGCATTGAAAAGCCTACTGGCCGGGCAGAGCAAAGAAACCCTTGCCGCCTCGCGTCGTGAAACCTTGAAAAAGGCACTCGACCTTGACGTGCTGAACATTGGGAAGTTGTGGCGTGAATTCGATGAGAGTCTGGTCAGCTCTGTTGACAACCATCACGTCTTCAACACGCTAGATGCAGAGCATTTCTTTAACGCCAACAGTCTGGCGCCGGGGCTGACCGGAAGTCGGTTGTTGGCAGCCATGCCGAGCTTTCTTGTCGCGGTCGGCGTTCTCGGTACTTTTGTGGGTTTGACCATTGGTTTGGCAAATCTTGGAGCCAACGGTGACTTTCAAAACGTCGACGAGATTCGCGGCGGCATCACGGCGCTGATAGCTGGGGCTGCCGTAGCCTTCATGACCTCCGTTTGGGGTGTGTTATTCAGTTTTGTTTTTAACTTCATCGAGAAATTGATGGAGAGGTTTGCCTTAGCGCAAATCCGTGATGTCCAGTACCAGATTGATTTTCTCTACCCTCGGCTACCGGCCGAGTACTCACTCGTGCAGATTTCCGACAACACACGAGAGAGCAAGGAGTCTCTCCAAGAGCTTCATGAGCGGATTGGTGATCGGATGCAGGAGACGCTCAATGGGCTGACCGACAGCATGCAGCATGCCCTGAGCGACACCCTAAACAACATCATGGGGCCGGCGATCGAAACGCTGGTGAACACGACCAGCAAACAGTCGACGCATGCGATGGAGGCCCTTGTAAAAGAATTCATGGGTGGCGTGTCGAGCGCCGGCCGTGAACAAGGGGAAATCATGGAGCGGGCGGCTGCTCAAGTGAATGGTGCCGTATCAGGCATGAGCGAACAGGTGGCTTCCATCATGGAGTCAATGGAGACACAGCGGGCCCAACAAGCAGAACTGTCGAGCCAGCAAGCAGGCGAGTTCAGTCACCAGATCCAACAATTGTCCTCGGTCGCTGAGGAACGTCAGCAAAAGCTGAATGAGGGAATGGAATCGCTATTGAGCAACCTGGGTGATCGCTTGGATGCTCACCAGGCCGCCACCGAGCAACGTGAAGAAGCGCAGCGGGCCCGATTCAATGAGCACATCAATGCATTGGCAGAGGAGCAGCGGGCCCTGCTGACCGAGATATCCAAAGCTACAGTGCAGGCCCAGGAGCAGAGCCGTGAAATGGCCGAAAGGCATCGCAGCCTTCTTGAGCGTTTCGAGTCTGTGGGAGAGGCGGTTACGACGAGCAGCCGTCACCTGGATAACAGCGCCAACCACCTCGGTGTATTGGCCACCAACCTGACTCAATCCGCCGAGGTGCTTGGCGAACAGATGGGAGGAACGCTCGAGCGAATCGAGGCACTCGGTGGGCAGAACTCTGAGGTTGCCAAAATGCTTTCACAGCAGGTTTCCCATCTAGAGACGCTTCAGGCAAGCCTCGCTGATACAACAAGCCGAATGAACGAAGCCGCGAAGCTGGCGCAAACGGGCTTCAGTGAGCTCGGCGATCACCAGGAGCAGTTCCTCGAGTCGGTACAAAAGCAGTTTGAGGCGCTGGGGAACTCTCTCCGTCAGCAGGTTGAGGCAATCGAGAAGCAGGCCGAGAACTGGTTGCACGAATATCGTGATGAGGTGCATCAGCAGGTGGATGAGCGAATGCAGGAATGGAACAAGCATTCGCAGCAATATGCCGACAAGATGCTGCAGAACGTTCAGGCCATGAGTGGCATTCTTGATGAGCTGGAGGCTCGCTGA
- the rmuC gene encoding DNA recombination protein RmuC: MDIAFQIGAFSVFSLAVGYLAARLQVSRRLARHEARIERQEQEVSQLAADLEARSTEYKEAQLQLQELEKKAAVSDEQLSTARERLERQTAENRTLVERLEKEQEVRSERERTLSAAESNLQAGKEQAQRDEKRFEELKEELVAEVRKRETIEQARHEIAEELAQLKTSHAERDKHYREQLRQLEENKVALKSEFQNLANEILEAKGKAFANKSQESLNDLLKPFREQIDGFRKRVDEVHHHETQQQAAMRQELKQLQTMHQQMTAEAHNLATALRGEKKKQGNWGELILENALDRSGLRKGIDYEREVSVNTENGRSRPDAVVYLPDNRHLIIDAKVSLNAYTDYVNAEEEGVRAARLKEHVQSISDRIKELADRQYQDLPGFNSPDMVFMFIPIESAFVEALRGDETLFQKALEKNVLVATPTTLLTSLNIVRQLWRFENQNKHTAELADKAGKVYNKLRLFLESFEDIAKHLDKAKDAYSQSRDRLLDGRGNLIKQASEFKQLGVSVKDELPAHLVQKAELELSHREVTESAEPSEANSAT, from the coding sequence ATGGACATCGCGTTCCAGATTGGGGCTTTTTCGGTCTTTTCCTTAGCGGTTGGCTATCTTGCGGCACGCCTTCAAGTGAGTCGCCGGCTGGCTAGGCATGAGGCGCGAATCGAGCGGCAGGAGCAGGAGGTTTCCCAGCTTGCTGCCGACCTCGAGGCGCGGTCGACTGAGTACAAAGAGGCTCAGCTTCAGCTGCAGGAGCTTGAGAAGAAGGCAGCGGTTTCGGATGAGCAACTGTCGACGGCTCGTGAGCGATTGGAGAGACAGACGGCCGAAAATCGAACCCTTGTCGAGCGTCTCGAAAAGGAGCAGGAGGTTCGTTCCGAACGTGAGCGGACGCTGTCCGCGGCCGAGTCCAACCTCCAGGCCGGGAAGGAGCAGGCCCAGCGAGATGAAAAGCGGTTTGAGGAGCTCAAAGAAGAACTGGTTGCCGAGGTTCGCAAAAGAGAAACGATCGAGCAGGCACGCCACGAGATCGCCGAAGAGCTGGCCCAGCTAAAGACTAGCCATGCCGAGCGAGACAAGCATTACCGCGAACAGCTTCGTCAGTTGGAGGAGAACAAGGTTGCCCTGAAGTCCGAGTTTCAGAACCTGGCAAACGAGATCCTCGAGGCCAAAGGCAAGGCCTTTGCCAACAAGAGCCAGGAATCTCTCAACGACCTCCTCAAACCGTTCCGCGAACAGATAGACGGTTTCCGCAAACGCGTCGACGAGGTGCATCATCACGAAACGCAGCAGCAGGCTGCAATGCGCCAGGAGCTGAAGCAGCTCCAGACGATGCATCAGCAAATGACGGCAGAGGCCCACAATCTCGCCACGGCGCTTCGTGGCGAAAAGAAGAAGCAGGGCAACTGGGGTGAGCTAATCCTCGAGAACGCCCTCGATCGGTCGGGGCTGAGAAAGGGCATCGACTATGAGCGGGAGGTGAGCGTGAATACCGAGAACGGTCGGTCACGCCCCGATGCTGTGGTCTATCTGCCGGACAATAGGCATCTCATTATCGATGCCAAAGTCTCTCTGAATGCCTACACGGACTACGTCAATGCCGAGGAGGAAGGGGTTCGCGCCGCTCGGCTTAAAGAGCACGTTCAGTCGATCTCCGATCGCATCAAGGAACTTGCGGATCGCCAGTACCAGGACCTGCCCGGGTTCAATTCACCGGACATGGTCTTCATGTTCATCCCGATCGAATCGGCTTTCGTCGAGGCACTGCGAGGTGATGAGACGCTTTTCCAGAAGGCGCTGGAGAAGAACGTTCTGGTCGCGACCCCGACCACCTTGCTGACCAGCCTGAACATCGTCCGGCAGCTGTGGCGATTCGAAAATCAGAACAAGCACACCGCTGAGCTCGCGGACAAGGCCGGCAAGGTTTACAACAAGCTGCGCCTTTTCCTCGAAAGCTTTGAAGACATCGCCAAGCACCTGGACAAGGCCAAGGACGCTTACAGCCAGTCGAGGGATCGGTTGCTCGATGGCCGCGGCAACCTCATCAAGCAGGCGAGCGAGTTCAAGCAGCTCGGCGTTTCGGTTAAAGACGAGCTGCCCGCTCACCTAGTTCAGAAGGCGGAACTCGAGCTTTCGCATCGAGAAGTTACCGAGTCTGCCGAGCCGTCTGAAGCGAACTCAGCGACGTGA